Proteins from a genomic interval of Erwinia sp. SLM-02:
- the lolD gene encoding lipoprotein-releasing ABC transporter ATP-binding protein LolD — MSNKILLQCDNLCKRYQEGSVQTDVLRNVSFSVQPGEMMAIVGSSGSGKSTLMHLLGGLDTPTSGSVVFDGKSLNDMSSAAKAELRNRELGFIYQFHHLLPDFSALENVAMPLMIGKTPKAETRTRALEMLKAVGLDHRAAHRPSELSGGERQRVAIARALVNNPRLVLADEPTGNLDARNADAIFDLLGELNQRQGTAFLVVTHDLHLAKRMRRQVEMRDGQLSDRLTMAGSL, encoded by the coding sequence ATGAGTAACAAGATCCTGTTGCAGTGCGACAACCTGTGCAAACGCTATCAGGAAGGCAGCGTGCAGACCGATGTCCTGCGCAACGTCTCCTTCAGCGTGCAGCCGGGTGAAATGATGGCCATCGTCGGCAGTTCAGGCTCCGGTAAAAGTACCCTGATGCACCTGCTCGGCGGGCTGGATACGCCCACCTCCGGCAGCGTGGTGTTTGACGGTAAATCACTCAATGACATGTCCTCCGCCGCGAAAGCCGAGCTGCGTAACCGCGAGCTGGGCTTTATTTATCAGTTCCATCACCTGCTGCCGGACTTCAGCGCACTGGAAAACGTGGCGATGCCGCTGATGATCGGAAAAACGCCGAAAGCGGAAACCCGGACCCGGGCGCTGGAGATGCTAAAAGCCGTGGGCCTCGATCACCGTGCCGCGCATCGCCCGTCGGAACTGTCCGGCGGAGAGCGCCAGCGCGTGGCGATCGCCCGCGCGCTGGTGAACAACCCGCGACTGGTGCTGGCCGATGAGCCGACCGGGAACCTGGACGCGCGCAATGCCGATGCGATTTTCGATCTGCTGGGTGAACTCAACCAGCGGCAGGGCACGGCGTTTCTGGTGGTAACTCACGATTTGCATCTGGCTAAGCGCATGCGCCGCCAGGTAGAAATGCGCGACGGCCAGCTCAGCGATCGCCTGACGATGGCGGGTAGCCTGTGA
- the nagK gene encoding N-acetylglucosamine kinase → MYYGFDIGGTKIALGVYNARREAIWSKRVATPAQDYEQLLTVLQALTAEADAFCGSAGSVGLGIPGLPVPDDGTVFSANLPAARGRTLRADLSQRLGREVRIDNDANCFALSEAWDDEFQAYPVVLGMILGTGVGGGLIVDGKPVTGRNYVAGEMGHLRLPVDALEVLGRDIPLLTCGCGKKGCIEGYLSGSGFSWLWQHFYHQTLSAQEIITRYYQGDASALAHTERYRQLLAVCLGNLLTLLDPHLVVLGGGLSNFDALYDGLAERVAPYLLPVAKPPRFAKARHGDAGGMRGAAFLHIKD, encoded by the coding sequence ATGTACTACGGTTTTGATATTGGCGGCACTAAAATTGCCCTGGGCGTGTACAACGCCCGGCGCGAGGCGATCTGGAGCAAACGGGTGGCTACCCCGGCGCAGGATTATGAGCAGTTGCTGACGGTACTGCAGGCGCTGACTGCCGAAGCCGATGCGTTTTGCGGCAGCGCGGGCAGCGTCGGTCTGGGCATTCCTGGCCTGCCGGTGCCCGACGACGGCACGGTATTCAGTGCCAACCTGCCCGCCGCGCGGGGCCGGACGCTGCGCGCCGATCTCAGCCAGCGGCTGGGGCGCGAAGTCCGGATTGATAATGACGCCAACTGCTTTGCCCTCTCTGAAGCCTGGGACGATGAGTTTCAGGCCTATCCCGTGGTGCTCGGCATGATCCTCGGGACCGGCGTGGGCGGCGGCCTGATCGTTGACGGCAAGCCGGTCACCGGCCGCAATTATGTGGCCGGTGAGATGGGGCATCTGCGCCTGCCGGTGGATGCGCTGGAGGTGCTGGGCCGTGATATTCCGCTGCTGACCTGCGGCTGCGGCAAAAAGGGCTGTATTGAGGGGTATCTCTCAGGTTCTGGTTTTTCCTGGCTGTGGCAGCACTTTTATCATCAGACTCTCAGTGCGCAGGAGATAATCACCCGTTATTATCAGGGAGATGCCAGCGCGCTGGCTCACACTGAACGCTATCGTCAGCTGCTGGCGGTATGCCTGGGCAATCTGCTGACCCTGCTGGACCCCCATCTGGTGGTGCTGGGCGGTGGCCTGTCCAATTTTGATGCGTTGTATGACGGCCTGGCGGAGCGGGTTGCGCCTTACCTGCTGCCGGTCGCCAAACCACCGCGCTTTGCCAAAGCGCGGCACGGAGACGCAGGCGGAATGCGCGGTGCCGCATTCCTGCATATTAAGGATTAG
- the lolC gene encoding lipoprotein-releasing ABC transporter permease subunit LolC — translation MYQPVALFIGLRYMRGRASDRFGRFVSWLSAIGITLGVMALVTVLSVMNGLEHQLEQNTLGLMPQALVTSDSGSINPQKTPADSLHLSGISRVTPLSTGEVVMQSARSVGVGVMLGINPDEPDPLTPYLINVRQQQLQSGEYNVILGEQLAAQLGVRPGEQIRLMVPSASQFTPMGRIPSQRLFTVIGTFAANSDVDGYQILVNQQDASRLMRYPAGNITGWRLWLDKPLEVDVVSQQKLPDGLVWKDWRERKGELFQAVKMEKNMMGLLLSLIVAVAAFNIVTSLGLLIMEKQGEVAILQTQGLTRRQIVAVFMVQGATAGVVGSVLGALLGMLLASQLNNLMPVIGAFLDGAALPVDISLTQVATITVTAIIVALLSTLYPSWRAAAVQPAEALRYE, via the coding sequence ATGTATCAGCCTGTCGCACTCTTTATCGGCCTGCGCTACATGCGCGGGCGCGCCTCCGACCGCTTCGGGCGGTTTGTTTCCTGGCTATCGGCCATCGGTATCACGCTGGGCGTGATGGCGCTGGTGACCGTGCTGTCGGTTATGAACGGGCTGGAGCACCAGCTGGAGCAAAATACCCTCGGCCTGATGCCGCAGGCGCTGGTGACCAGCGACAGCGGCTCAATTAACCCACAGAAAACGCCCGCGGATTCGCTGCACCTCAGCGGTATCAGCAGGGTAACGCCGCTGAGCACCGGCGAGGTGGTGATGCAGAGCGCACGCAGCGTTGGCGTGGGCGTGATGCTGGGGATCAATCCTGACGAACCCGATCCGCTCACCCCTTACCTGATTAACGTCAGGCAGCAGCAGCTGCAGAGCGGTGAATATAACGTCATCCTCGGTGAGCAGCTGGCCGCGCAGTTGGGCGTTCGCCCTGGCGAACAGATCCGCCTGATGGTGCCTTCCGCCAGCCAGTTCACCCCAATGGGGCGGATCCCCAGCCAGCGTCTGTTTACGGTGATCGGCACCTTCGCCGCCAACAGCGACGTGGACGGCTATCAGATCCTCGTCAATCAGCAGGATGCCTCACGCCTGATGCGCTATCCGGCCGGAAATATCACCGGCTGGCGGTTATGGCTGGATAAGCCGCTGGAGGTTGACGTGGTCAGTCAGCAAAAACTGCCTGACGGCCTGGTGTGGAAGGACTGGCGCGAGCGTAAAGGCGAGCTGTTCCAGGCGGTGAAGATGGAAAAAAATATGATGGGGCTGCTGCTCAGCCTTATTGTGGCCGTCGCCGCCTTTAATATCGTCACCTCGCTGGGCCTGCTGATCATGGAAAAGCAGGGGGAAGTGGCGATCCTGCAAACCCAGGGCCTGACGCGCCGGCAAATCGTGGCGGTATTTATGGTGCAGGGGGCGACGGCGGGCGTGGTCGGTTCCGTGCTGGGCGCGCTGCTCGGCATGCTGCTGGCCAGCCAGCTGAATAATCTGATGCCGGTGATTGGCGCGTTCCTTGATGGCGCCGCGCTGCCGGTTGATATTTCCCTGACGCAGGTGGCGACCATTACCGTCACGGCAATTATCGTGGCGCTGCTGTCAACGCTGTATCCTTCCTGGCGCGCTGCCGCCGTTCAACCCGCTGAGGCTTTACGTTATGAGTAA
- the cobB gene encoding Sir2 family NAD+-dependent deacetylase, whose translation MRTPRRRLRLARYKKNRRQVHQRFRQRIFERDRKIEIASHPLPRVVVLTGAGISAESGIRTFRAADGLWEEHKVEDVATPEGFARDPQRVQAFYNARRSQLKQPEIRPNAAHAALAELEAVLGDHFLLVTQNIDNLHERAGNNNVIHMHGELLKVRCTGSGQVLHWTDDVKPDDRCHCCQFPAVLRPHIVWFGEMPLQMDEIYQALAEADYFVAIGTSGHVYPAAGFVHEARLQGAHTVELNLEPSQVGSEFDEKKYGLASEVVPAWVRGLLGNLGR comes from the coding sequence ATGCGTACACCCCGCCGTCGCTTACGACTGGCCCGCTACAAAAAAAATCGCCGTCAGGTCCATCAGCGCTTTCGTCAGCGCATTTTTGAGCGCGATCGTAAAATCGAGATTGCCAGCCATCCGCTGCCGAGAGTGGTGGTGCTGACCGGCGCGGGGATCTCTGCGGAATCCGGTATTCGCACTTTCCGCGCGGCGGACGGCCTGTGGGAAGAGCACAAAGTGGAAGACGTGGCCACCCCGGAGGGGTTTGCGCGCGATCCCCAGCGCGTACAGGCATTTTATAATGCGCGCCGCAGCCAGCTTAAACAGCCCGAGATCAGGCCGAACGCCGCTCACGCTGCGCTGGCTGAACTGGAAGCCGTGCTGGGCGACCACTTCCTGCTGGTGACGCAAAACATTGATAACCTGCATGAACGCGCCGGTAACAATAACGTTATCCATATGCACGGTGAGCTGCTTAAGGTGCGCTGTACGGGCAGCGGTCAGGTTCTGCACTGGACGGACGATGTGAAGCCGGACGATCGCTGTCACTGCTGTCAGTTCCCCGCGGTTCTGCGCCCGCATATCGTCTGGTTCGGAGAAATGCCGCTGCAGATGGATGAAATTTATCAGGCGCTGGCCGAGGCCGACTATTTTGTGGCGATTGGTACGTCCGGGCACGTTTATCCGGCGGCGGGCTTTGTGCACGAGGCCCGTTTACAGGGCGCACACACCGTTGAGCTGAACCTGGAGCCAAGCCAGGTCGGCAGCGAGTTTGACGAGAAGAAATACGGCCTGGCCAGCGAAGTGGTGCCCGCCTGGGTGCGCGGGCTGCTGGGCAATCTTGGGCGCTAA
- a CDS encoding ribosomal protein uL16 3-hydroxylase — MDYQLDLNWPDFIQRYWQKRPVVLKRGFKNFVDPISPDELAGLAMENEVDSRLVSHQNGKWQVGHGPFESYDHLGENNWSLLVQAVDHWHEPSAALMRPFRFLPDWRTDDLMISFSVPGGGVGPHFDQYDVFIIQGTGRRRWRVGEKTELKQHCPHPDLLQVEPFDAIIDEEMEPGDILYIPPGFPHEGYSLENALNYSVGFRAPSGRELISGFADHVLSRELGSYRFSDPDVQPREHPAEILPAELAGIRQMMLDVIDQPQQFNQWFGEFISQSRHELDVAPPEPPYQPDEIYDALQQGDSLSRLGGLRVVSIGDAVFINGEQLDSPHRAALTALANQLTLNQASFGDALDDPSFLAQLAALVNSGYWFFGDEE, encoded by the coding sequence ATGGATTACCAACTCGACCTTAACTGGCCCGATTTCATTCAGCGCTACTGGCAAAAACGGCCGGTGGTGCTTAAGCGCGGTTTCAAAAACTTCGTTGACCCTATTTCTCCCGATGAGCTGGCCGGCCTGGCCATGGAAAACGAGGTGGACAGCCGCCTCGTCAGCCATCAGAACGGTAAATGGCAGGTCGGGCACGGCCCGTTCGAAAGCTATGACCACCTGGGGGAAAATAACTGGTCGCTGCTGGTGCAGGCCGTCGATCACTGGCACGAGCCTTCCGCCGCGCTGATGCGCCCTTTCCGCTTCCTTCCCGACTGGCGCACCGATGATTTAATGATCTCCTTCTCGGTGCCGGGCGGCGGGGTTGGACCGCATTTCGACCAGTATGATGTCTTTATCATTCAGGGAACCGGCCGCCGCCGCTGGCGGGTGGGTGAAAAAACCGAACTGAAACAGCACTGCCCGCACCCGGATCTGCTGCAGGTTGAGCCGTTCGACGCCATCATTGATGAAGAGATGGAGCCGGGCGATATTCTGTATATTCCACCGGGATTCCCGCACGAAGGCTACTCGCTGGAAAATGCCCTCAACTACTCGGTAGGTTTCCGTGCGCCAAGCGGGCGCGAGCTGATCAGCGGCTTTGCCGATCACGTGCTGTCACGAGAGCTGGGCAGCTACCGCTTCAGCGATCCGGACGTGCAGCCGCGCGAACATCCGGCCGAGATCCTGCCCGCCGAGCTGGCCGGGATCCGTCAGATGATGCTGGACGTGATCGACCAGCCGCAGCAGTTTAACCAGTGGTTCGGTGAGTTTATTTCGCAGTCGCGCCACGAGCTGGACGTTGCTCCGCCGGAACCACCGTACCAGCCGGATGAAATTTACGATGCGCTTCAGCAGGGCGACTCGCTTTCACGCCTCGGCGGCCTGCGCGTGGTATCGATTGGGGATGCGGTATTTATCAACGGTGAGCAGCTGGATTCGCCGCACCGCGCCGCGCTGACCGCGCTGGCCAATCAGCTGACGCTGAACCAGGCATCCTTCGGCGACGCCCTGGATGACCCGTCGTTCCTTGCCCAGCTGGCGGCACTGGTCAACAGCGGTTACTGGTTCTTCGGCGACGAAGAGTAA
- the pepT gene encoding peptidase T, translating into MNNLLDRFLNYVAVDTQSKGNVRQVPSTEGQLRLADQLCEELHDLGLSDISCSEHGIVMATLPATVSWPVPVIGFISHVDTSPDFTGKNVSPQVIENYRGGDIALGIGDEILSPVMFPVLHELLGHTLITTDGKTLLGADDKAGVAEIMTALARLIEGKRPHGEIRVAFTPDEEIGKGVHYFDVAAFAADWAYTVDGSGLGEFEYENFNAASVTVKITGNNVHPGTAKGVMVNALDLATRFHQALPPAEVPEKTAGYEGFYHLHGIKGAVDRAEMHYILRDFDRESFARRKQLMQDTARRIQQSLPHSAVIELVIEDSYYNMREKVEACPQSIDLALQAMRDCDITPLVKPIRGGTDGSQLSYMGLPCPNLFTGGYNYHGRHEFASLNNMEKAVQVIERIATLTAEQAKGAS; encoded by the coding sequence ATGAATAACTTACTCGATCGCTTCTTAAACTATGTAGCCGTGGATACGCAATCTAAAGGTAACGTTCGTCAGGTCCCCAGTACGGAGGGGCAGTTACGCCTGGCGGACCAGCTTTGTGAAGAGCTGCATGATTTGGGGCTGAGCGATATCAGCTGTAGCGAACACGGGATCGTCATGGCCACGCTGCCCGCTACGGTCAGCTGGCCGGTGCCGGTGATTGGCTTTATTTCGCATGTGGATACCTCGCCGGATTTCACTGGAAAAAATGTGTCTCCGCAGGTCATTGAAAACTATCGCGGCGGCGATATCGCCCTGGGCATTGGCGATGAGATCCTGTCGCCGGTGATGTTCCCGGTTCTGCACGAGCTGCTGGGCCATACGCTGATTACTACCGACGGTAAAACCCTGCTGGGGGCCGATGATAAAGCCGGTGTTGCTGAGATCATGACCGCGCTGGCGCGGCTGATTGAGGGCAAACGGCCGCACGGCGAGATCCGCGTGGCCTTCACCCCCGATGAAGAAATTGGTAAAGGCGTTCACTACTTTGACGTGGCGGCCTTTGCCGCAGACTGGGCCTATACCGTCGACGGCAGTGGCCTGGGGGAGTTTGAGTACGAGAATTTCAACGCCGCGTCGGTCACGGTAAAAATCACCGGCAACAACGTGCATCCCGGTACGGCAAAAGGGGTGATGGTCAACGCGCTCGATCTGGCCACGCGTTTTCATCAGGCGCTGCCGCCTGCTGAAGTTCCGGAAAAAACCGCCGGCTATGAAGGCTTCTATCATCTGCACGGGATAAAAGGCGCGGTCGATCGCGCAGAAATGCACTATATCCTTCGCGACTTCGATCGTGAAAGCTTCGCCCGGCGCAAGCAGCTGATGCAGGATACCGCACGGCGGATACAGCAGTCGCTGCCGCATTCGGCGGTGATTGAGCTGGTGATTGAGGACAGCTACTACAACATGCGTGAGAAGGTGGAAGCCTGCCCGCAAAGTATTGACCTGGCCCTGCAGGCGATGCGCGACTGCGATATCACCCCGCTGGTGAAACCGATTCGCGGCGGCACCGACGGTTCACAGCTTTCCTATATGGGGCTGCCCTGTCCGAATCTGTTTACCGGCGGCTATAACTATCACGGCAGGCATGAATTCGCCTCGCTGAATAATATGGAGAAGGCGGTGCAGGTGATTGAACGGATTGCCACACTGACGGCGGAACAGGCGAAGGGCGCTTCCTGA
- a CDS encoding helix-turn-helix domain-containing protein, whose translation MDDLQNHLAQMLKTQRTLRGWSLSQAAEMTGVSKAMLGQIERAESSPTIATLWKIATGFNLPFSLFINGPATPDDAPRQPQHLPAFRQPNRAMQVQTLFPFDAATGFEMLVIELAPGAVSESAPHEAGVIEHAIVIEGRLELCVTGVWQSVAAGDALRFQADRPHAYRNSGEQPVRFYNLIHYPHR comes from the coding sequence GTGGACGATCTGCAAAATCATCTGGCGCAAATGCTGAAAACGCAGCGCACTCTGCGTGGGTGGAGCTTAAGCCAGGCCGCTGAAATGACCGGCGTCAGCAAGGCGATGCTGGGGCAGATAGAGCGTGCGGAGTCCAGCCCGACCATCGCCACGCTGTGGAAGATCGCCACCGGGTTTAACCTGCCGTTTTCTCTGTTCATTAACGGCCCGGCTACGCCTGACGATGCCCCCAGGCAGCCGCAGCACCTGCCCGCCTTCCGGCAGCCCAATCGGGCGATGCAGGTGCAGACGCTGTTCCCCTTTGATGCCGCCACCGGGTTTGAGATGCTGGTGATTGAGCTGGCCCCGGGTGCCGTCAGTGAATCGGCTCCCCACGAAGCGGGCGTCATTGAACATGCTATTGTGATTGAGGGGCGGCTGGAGCTGTGCGTTACCGGTGTCTGGCAGAGCGTTGCTGCCGGTGATGCGCTGCGATTCCAGGCCGACCGGCCCCATGCCTACCGCAACAGCGGCGAGCAGCCCGTGCGTTTTTATAATCTGATTCATTACCCGCACCGCTAA
- the phoQ gene encoding two-component system sensor histidine kinase PhoQ, which produces MNLLRKLFRRKKPLSLRVRFLLATAAVVLTMSLSYGMVAVIGYVVSFDKNTYRVLRSESNLFFTLAQWQNNRLTIVQPERMSLNFPALVFIYDNRGKLLWQQRDVPEIRSKIRREWLNKSDFYEIDTNNYTSRKVLSNDRDAQNKLSAYDDDGNDTFTHSVAVNRYEATVNLPELTIVVVDSIPQELQHSDVVWSWFSYVLLANLLLIIPLLWLAAHWSLRPIGSLAGQVRELENGVRETLDPAPPQELKGLVRNLNMLLDNERQRYTRYRTTLSDLTHSLKTPLAVLQTTLRSLRGGRNLSIEQAEPIMLEQISRISQQIGYYLHRASMQADHHALKRDLHSVPALLDSLCSALNKVYQRKGVVLTLDISPELIFVGEQNDFMEVMGNVLDNACKYCLEFVEVTASQTDNQLQLVVEDDGPGIPENKRDLVFIRGQRADTLRPGQGLGLGLAREILEQYAGDITAGASQLGGARMEIVFRRQELLHKDE; this is translated from the coding sequence ATGAACCTGCTGCGGAAACTTTTCCGCCGGAAAAAACCGCTGTCGCTGCGCGTGCGCTTCCTGCTCGCCACCGCCGCAGTGGTCCTGACCATGTCACTCTCCTACGGCATGGTCGCGGTGATTGGCTACGTGGTGAGCTTCGACAAGAATACCTATCGCGTACTGCGCAGCGAGAGCAATCTGTTCTTCACGCTCGCTCAGTGGCAAAACAACCGGCTGACCATCGTGCAGCCGGAGCGCATGTCGCTCAACTTCCCGGCGCTGGTGTTTATCTATGACAATCGCGGCAAGCTGCTGTGGCAGCAGCGCGATGTTCCTGAAATTCGCAGCAAAATTCGCCGCGAGTGGCTGAACAAGTCCGATTTTTACGAGATCGATACCAACAACTACACCAGTCGTAAAGTGTTGAGCAACGATCGCGATGCGCAGAATAAACTCAGCGCCTACGACGACGATGGCAACGATACCTTTACCCACTCGGTGGCGGTCAACCGCTACGAGGCCACGGTCAATCTCCCGGAGCTGACCATTGTGGTGGTGGATTCCATTCCGCAGGAGCTGCAGCATTCTGACGTTGTCTGGTCGTGGTTCAGCTACGTGCTGCTGGCCAATCTGCTGCTGATTATCCCCCTGCTGTGGCTGGCCGCCCACTGGAGCCTGCGCCCCATCGGCTCACTGGCCGGACAGGTGCGCGAGCTGGAAAACGGCGTGCGGGAAACGCTCGATCCGGCCCCGCCGCAGGAGCTGAAGGGACTGGTGCGTAACCTCAATATGCTGCTGGATAACGAGCGGCAGCGCTATACCCGCTACCGGACCACGCTCAGCGACCTGACCCACAGCCTGAAAACCCCGCTGGCGGTGTTGCAGACCACGCTGCGCTCGCTGCGCGGCGGTCGGAACCTGTCGATAGAGCAGGCGGAGCCGATCATGCTGGAGCAGATCAGCCGCATCTCCCAGCAGATTGGTTACTACCTGCATCGGGCCAGCATGCAGGCCGACCATCACGCCCTGAAGCGCGACCTGCACTCGGTACCCGCCCTGCTCGACAGCCTGTGTTCGGCGCTCAACAAGGTGTATCAGCGTAAAGGCGTGGTGCTGACGCTGGATATCTCCCCCGAGCTGATCTTCGTCGGCGAGCAGAACGATTTTATGGAAGTGATGGGCAACGTGCTGGATAACGCCTGCAAATACTGCCTGGAGTTTGTCGAGGTGACCGCCAGCCAGACCGATAACCAGCTGCAGCTGGTGGTGGAAGATGACGGCCCCGGCATCCCGGAAAACAAACGCGACCTGGTGTTTATCCGCGGGCAGCGCGCCGATACGCTGCGCCCCGGCCAGGGGCTGGGACTGGGGCTGGCGCGTGAAATCCTGGAACAGTATGCGGGGGATATTACCGCCGGTGCCAGCCAGCTCGGCGGCGCGCGGATGGAAATCGTCTTTCGTCGCCAGGAGCTGCTGCACAAGGATGAGTAA
- the lolE gene encoding lipoprotein-releasing ABC transporter permease subunit LolE, with product MAKSLSLLLGLRFSRGRRRGGMVSLISVISTVGIALGVAVLIVGLSAMNGFERELNNRILAVVPHGEIEPVNQPFTGWQGMLPKIERVPGVAAAAPYINFTGLIESGSKLQAVQVKGVDPQQEAQLSALPSYVQGNAWQSFGAGKQQILLGQGVANSLKVKQGDWLTIMIPNSDAQNKLLQPKRVRLQVSGILKLSGMLDHGLALVPLGDAQQLLGMGDNVTGIAIKAADPFSAQKLIREAGTVTNAYVSIRSWIGTYGYMYRDIQMIRAIMYLAMVLVIGVACFNIVSTLVMAVKDKSGDIAVLRTLGAKDGLIRAIFIWYGLLAGLVGSVSGVIVGVLAALNLTAIIHALEALTGYHFLSGDIYFIDFLPSELHWRDVVIVLFTSLLLSLIASWYPARRASRIDPARVLSGQ from the coding sequence ATGGCGAAGTCTCTCTCTTTACTGCTGGGTCTGCGCTTCAGCCGCGGCCGCCGTCGCGGGGGAATGGTATCGCTTATCTCGGTGATCTCCACCGTCGGTATTGCCCTTGGCGTGGCGGTGCTGATCGTCGGACTGAGTGCGATGAACGGCTTCGAACGTGAGCTGAACAACCGTATTCTCGCGGTGGTGCCACACGGCGAAATCGAGCCGGTCAACCAGCCGTTCACCGGCTGGCAGGGCATGCTGCCGAAAATCGAGCGGGTACCCGGCGTCGCCGCAGCGGCTCCCTATATTAATTTTACCGGCCTGATTGAAAGCGGCAGCAAGCTGCAGGCCGTGCAGGTGAAAGGCGTGGATCCGCAGCAGGAGGCGCAGCTTAGCGCGTTGCCTTCCTACGTGCAGGGTAATGCCTGGCAATCGTTCGGTGCCGGCAAGCAGCAAATCCTGCTGGGGCAGGGCGTGGCCAACAGCCTGAAGGTGAAGCAGGGCGACTGGCTGACCATAATGATCCCCAACAGCGATGCGCAGAATAAGCTGCTACAGCCCAAGCGCGTGCGCCTGCAGGTCAGCGGCATTCTTAAATTAAGCGGCATGCTTGACCACGGTCTGGCGCTGGTTCCGCTGGGCGATGCGCAGCAGCTGCTGGGTATGGGGGATAACGTCACCGGCATCGCCATTAAAGCCGCCGACCCGTTCAGCGCGCAGAAGCTGATTCGTGAAGCCGGCACCGTGACCAACGCCTATGTGTCCATCCGTAGCTGGATAGGGACCTACGGCTATATGTACCGTGATATTCAGATGATCCGCGCCATTATGTATCTGGCTATGGTGCTGGTGATCGGCGTGGCCTGCTTCAACATCGTTTCAACGTTGGTAATGGCGGTGAAGGATAAGAGCGGTGACATCGCCGTGCTGCGCACGCTGGGGGCAAAAGACGGCCTGATCCGCGCCATCTTTATCTGGTACGGGCTGCTGGCCGGGCTGGTGGGCAGCGTCAGCGGAGTGATCGTCGGCGTGCTGGCCGCGCTGAACCTCACCGCGATTATTCACGCTCTTGAAGCATTGACCGGCTATCATTTCCTCTCCGGCGATATCTACTTCATTGATTTCCTGCCGTCCGAGCTGCACTGGCGGGATGTGGTTATCGTGCTGTTTACCTCCCTGCTGCTCAGCCTGATCGCCAGCTGGTATCCGGCACGGCGCGCCAGCCGTATCGATCCGGCGCGTGTATTAAGCGGCCAGTAA
- a CDS encoding benzoate/H(+) symporter BenE family transporter — MRPPLSIRYLTLPALIAGFVAVLVGYTSSAAIIFQAAGAAGATPHQAGGWLTMLGLGMGITTLTLSLWYRTPILTAWSTPGAALLVTSLPGTPINEAIGIFIFASALIVFCGVTGLFARLMDHIPLAISSAMLAGILLRFGIDAFGALQVNFALSGTMCLVYLLTRRFTPRYAIVLTLCAGLAVAAAQGNIHVSGGQSMVMPEFIAPHFTLSSLLGIGIPFFVVTMASQNAPGIATLKAAGYRVPISPLIAWTGATALILSPFGGFTFCIAAITAAICMGPEIHNDPQRRYMAAAAAGVFYIIAGIFGGAISGLFTALPLALIHTIAGLALLGTIAGSLQRALSDEKQRDAAVITFLITASGVTLFGVGSAFWGLAGGVLAHLIFSLPKRKAG, encoded by the coding sequence ATGCGCCCGCCTCTTTCAATTCGCTATCTGACGCTCCCGGCACTGATTGCCGGATTTGTTGCCGTGCTGGTGGGCTATACCAGCTCTGCGGCGATCATCTTCCAGGCCGCCGGTGCTGCCGGCGCCACGCCGCACCAGGCGGGCGGCTGGCTGACGATGCTGGGCCTGGGAATGGGCATCACCACTCTGACCCTGTCGCTGTGGTACCGCACGCCGATCCTGACCGCCTGGTCAACGCCCGGCGCGGCGCTGCTGGTCACCAGCCTGCCGGGCACGCCGATTAACGAAGCCATTGGGATTTTTATCTTCGCCTCGGCGCTGATTGTATTCTGCGGGGTCACCGGGCTGTTTGCCCGTCTGATGGATCATATTCCGCTGGCGATTTCCAGCGCCATGCTGGCCGGGATCCTGCTGCGCTTTGGCATTGACGCCTTCGGCGCGCTGCAGGTGAATTTCGCCCTCAGCGGGACAATGTGCCTGGTCTACCTGCTGACGCGCCGCTTCACACCGCGCTACGCCATCGTGCTGACGCTGTGTGCCGGGCTGGCCGTCGCCGCTGCACAGGGCAATATTCACGTTAGCGGCGGCCAGAGCATGGTGATGCCGGAGTTTATCGCCCCGCATTTCACCCTCTCCAGCCTGCTGGGCATTGGCATTCCCTTCTTTGTGGTCACCATGGCATCGCAGAACGCCCCCGGTATCGCCACGCTGAAAGCCGCGGGCTACCGGGTGCCGATCTCCCCGCTGATTGCCTGGACCGGCGCGACGGCGCTGATTCTGTCACCGTTTGGCGGTTTTACCTTCTGTATTGCGGCAATCACCGCCGCTATCTGCATGGGGCCGGAAATACACAACGATCCCCAGCGGCGCTATATGGCAGCGGCGGCGGCGGGCGTGTTCTATATCATTGCCGGGATTTTCGGCGGGGCAATCAGCGGTCTGTTTACGGCGCTGCCGCTGGCGCTGATCCATACCATTGCGGGCCTGGCGTTGCTTGGCACCATTGCCGGCAGCCTGCAGCGCGCGCTGAGCGATGAGAAACAGCGTGATGCGGCGGTGATCACCTTCCTGATCACCGCCTCGGGCGTTACGCTGTTTGGGGTGGGTTCCGCCTTCTGGGGATTAGCTGGCGGCGTGCTGGCCCATCTGATCTTTTCTCTTCCCAAACGTAAAGCGGGCTAA